The Synechocystis sp. PCC 7509 genome includes a window with the following:
- a CDS encoding ChuX/HutX family heme-like substrate-binding protein has product MTSNTLKEFLESCETLSTLRLIVTSSAAVLEARGKIQKLFYAELPKGKYANMHTEGFEFHLNMDEIVQVKFETGEAKRGNFTTYAIRLLDKEGKSALSLFLQWGKPGEYEDGQVEAWQALKAQYGEVWTPEPVGEL; this is encoded by the coding sequence ATGACCTCCAACACTTTGAAAGAATTTCTAGAATCCTGTGAAACCCTCTCTACGCTGCGGCTAATTGTCACCAGCAGCGCGGCGGTGTTGGAAGCGCGAGGAAAGATTCAGAAGCTTTTTTATGCCGAATTGCCCAAGGGTAAGTATGCAAATATGCACACTGAAGGGTTTGAATTTCATTTGAATATGGATGAAATCGTCCAAGTGAAGTTTGAGACGGGAGAAGCAAAGCGAGGGAATTTTACTACCTACGCGATTCGGCTATTGGATAAGGAAGGAAAATCAGCGCTAAGTCTGTTTTTGCAATGGGGGAAGCCGGGGGAGTACGAAGATGGACAGGTTGAGGCTTGGCAGGCTCTTAAAGCGCAGTATGGCGAAGTTTGGACACCAGAACCTGTAGGCGAACTATAA
- a CDS encoding ABC transporter ATP-binding protein, which translates to MATFKDIVNYYKPYHAIAIFSITASSIFEVVDLVVPYAIGQILNVLSRQSLDKPVENAIAFLAQITQLPQNQLLSVGFLLGIIFIVTVIKAPIQVWTTWWFHWDIALRSRQNQALKTVEKILTLPLEFYDENNPGRIAGRIARGLENHTWTYPEIAGQLIPKLFRVLGIFIMILFIEWRIALLFLVSFIVILSISLRDLKQLMEQERHLDKYMENTQSRTSEIVTNIKTVKAFATEALELKRQRQRLDREFKIVDYRIHFGYIKLSTWQKTIIQFCVFVVLGLTLVATFRGQISLGHFVTTFTISSMAYAEMEPINNLAEIFARRYASMLRFHEFMQQPTGVDAASLIVPSKGDKEYRFTGKLELANVSFGYDAETPVLQNINLLIEPNQTVALVGRSGSGKSTLVKLLFRYFEPNSGQILIDGQNIRNLDVANYRRRLAIVHQEVDVFNGTLLDNLTYGDRTASFEQVQEACRIARVDEVIEQLPQGYYTVVGERGVRLSGGQRQRLGIARSLLVNPDILIFDEATSSLDYESERSIQLAMRSILGTRTTIIIAHRLSTVREADKIVVLDRGKIAEVGTHAQLLRHQGIYHRLHALQETGELLS; encoded by the coding sequence ATGGCGACATTTAAAGATATTGTTAATTACTACAAGCCTTATCATGCGATCGCCATCTTTAGTATTACGGCATCTAGTATCTTTGAAGTTGTCGATTTGGTTGTACCTTACGCTATCGGACAGATTTTAAATGTGTTATCGCGTCAGTCATTAGATAAGCCTGTAGAAAATGCGATCGCATTTTTAGCACAAATCACTCAATTACCGCAAAATCAGCTACTAAGCGTAGGGTTTTTATTAGGCATAATTTTTATTGTGACAGTAATTAAAGCGCCGATTCAAGTTTGGACTACTTGGTGGTTTCATTGGGACATTGCTTTGCGAAGTCGTCAAAATCAAGCGCTGAAAACTGTAGAAAAGATCCTAACTTTACCATTAGAATTTTATGATGAAAATAACCCCGGACGGATTGCCGGACGCATTGCTAGAGGTTTAGAAAATCATACTTGGACTTATCCAGAAATCGCTGGACAATTAATACCCAAGCTATTTCGAGTTTTGGGGATTTTTATCATGATTTTGTTTATCGAATGGCGAATTGCTTTATTATTTCTGGTTTCATTTATCGTCATTCTCAGTATTAGTCTAAGAGACTTGAAGCAGTTAATGGAACAAGAACGGCACTTAGATAAGTATATGGAAAATACTCAAAGCCGGACTTCAGAAATTGTTACCAATATCAAAACAGTTAAGGCATTTGCAACGGAAGCATTAGAACTCAAACGCCAACGCCAGCGCCTAGATAGGGAATTTAAAATAGTTGATTACCGGATTCATTTCGGATACATCAAGCTATCTACTTGGCAAAAAACAATTATTCAGTTTTGCGTGTTTGTAGTGCTAGGTTTAACTTTGGTTGCTACTTTCCGGGGTCAAATTTCCCTTGGTCATTTTGTAACTACTTTCACTATTTCTAGCATGGCTTATGCAGAGATGGAGCCAATTAACAATTTGGCAGAAATTTTTGCGCGTCGTTATGCTTCAATGCTACGATTTCATGAATTTATGCAGCAACCAACAGGAGTTGATGCAGCGAGTTTAATTGTTCCATCTAAAGGCGATAAAGAATATCGATTTACTGGCAAATTAGAATTAGCTAATGTTAGTTTTGGCTACGATGCGGAAACACCGGTTTTACAAAACATTAATCTACTAATTGAACCCAATCAAACCGTAGCTTTAGTTGGTCGCTCCGGTTCGGGTAAATCTACTTTAGTAAAGCTACTATTTCGTTATTTTGAGCCAAATAGCGGTCAAATATTAATAGATGGTCAAAATATCCGTAACCTAGATGTTGCCAATTACCGCCGCAGATTAGCGATCGTGCATCAGGAAGTAGATGTTTTTAACGGTACTTTGCTTGATAATCTTACCTATGGCGATCGCACTGCTAGTTTTGAGCAAGTCCAAGAAGCCTGTAGAATCGCTAGAGTTGACGAAGTTATTGAACAGTTACCCCAAGGATATTACACCGTTGTTGGCGAACGCGGCGTAAGGTTATCGGGAGGACAAAGGCAAAGATTAGGAATCGCGCGGAGTCTACTCGTTAATCCCGACATCTTAATTTTTGACGAGGCGACTTCTAGCTTAGATTACGAGTCTGAGCGCTCGATACAGTTGGCTATGCGCTCTATTTTGGGTACGCGCACTACAATTATCATTGCTCACCGTCTTAGTACCGTGCGAGAGGCAGATAAGATTGTTGTTTTAGATCGCGGTAAAATTGCTGAAGTTGGTACTCATGCTCAGTTATTGCGTCATCAAGGTATTTATCACCGCTTACACGCTTTGCAAGAAACGGGAGAACTTTTGAGTTAA
- a CDS encoding DarT ssDNA thymidine ADP-ribosyltransferase family protein: MKRKKTVDSFYYITHSSNLKSILERGILSHTSVAKQFTQSKTIYDNQIVLNRKNKTTPNGKSLWDFTNFYFQPRNPMLYRVLREHPNNGIIVLAIKPSILNIQGTFITTGNAANELTNILPASSYKEVAAQIIKGIDIEWWNSEDGSKRKIMAECLVPESVPSNLIQSIYVSSQKAKHNIEETLNSYDNGNFKQLPVIVEPETFFLPQKSIRFKNAQNISFIEGDMFFSRMQTMTISVNCIGVMGKGLASTAKYRFPDMYVYYQDLCRNGTLKMGSPYVYKRESSIFTELAEDTNLEEISEETGFLLFPTKHHWRNNSDINGIEQGLQWLQENYKKEGIKSLAMPALGCGLGNLDWQDVCPLMCDYLKKLDIHVSIYWPASRPFPEGQFYNQDLPSRN, from the coding sequence ATGAAACGCAAAAAAACTGTTGATAGCTTTTATTACATAACTCATAGTAGTAATCTTAAATCTATATTAGAAAGAGGAATCTTATCTCACACAAGTGTTGCTAAACAATTTACTCAAAGTAAAACTATATATGATAATCAAATAGTTTTAAATCGCAAAAATAAAACAACTCCAAATGGCAAAAGCTTATGGGACTTTACTAATTTCTATTTTCAGCCTCGAAATCCTATGTTGTATAGAGTATTACGAGAACATCCAAACAATGGAATTATTGTTTTGGCAATCAAGCCAAGCATATTAAATATTCAAGGCACTTTTATTACCACAGGTAATGCTGCAAATGAGTTAACAAACATTTTACCTGCTTCTAGCTATAAAGAAGTAGCTGCTCAAATTATCAAGGGTATAGATATTGAATGGTGGAATTCAGAGGATGGTTCAAAAAGAAAAATAATGGCTGAATGCTTAGTGCCGGAATCTGTCCCATCAAATTTAATTCAATCAATTTATGTTTCAAGTCAAAAAGCAAAACACAATATAGAAGAAACTTTAAATAGTTATGACAATGGAAATTTTAAACAATTGCCAGTTATCGTAGAGCCAGAAACATTCTTTTTGCCCCAAAAAAGCATCCGTTTTAAAAATGCACAAAATATTTCTTTTATTGAGGGAGATATGTTTTTTTCTAGGATGCAAACAATGACAATAAGTGTTAATTGTATTGGTGTTATGGGAAAAGGTCTTGCATCAACAGCTAAATATAGATTTCCCGATATGTATGTTTATTACCAAGACTTATGTCGTAATGGTACTTTAAAGATGGGAAGCCCTTATGTATATAAGCGTGAATCTTCAATATTTACCGAACTAGCAGAGGATACAAATTTAGAGGAAATCAGTGAAGAAACAGGGTTTTTATTATTTCCAACAAAACATCACTGGAGAAATAATTCTGATATTAATGGAATTGAACAAGGTCTACAATGGCTTCAAGAAAATTATAAAAAAGAAGGTATAAAATCTTTAGCAATGCCAGCATTAGGATGTGGACTAGGAAATTTAGATTGGCAGGATGTTTGTCCCCTAATGTGTGACTACCTGAAAAAACTTGATATTCATGTATCAATATATTGGCCTGCTAGTAGACCATTTCCAGAAGGACAATTTTATAATCAAGATTTACCTTCACGGAATTAA
- a CDS encoding tetratricopeptide repeat protein yields MDAEAALIWVDSLVLTKTGERLSQLQRTILQQVWQGRKYLEIAEYYGYTEGHIKDISSELWKLLSRELGEKITKISFRSVVERYLHSFDRPVTHQIQPKSNNFIGRAEAIAHLNNLSDRGNKAIVIQGEGGLGKTTLAQQYLHQGFEVVLELLMAKETQNITSAERVVEEWLKQDLQQESGVEFGVNLARLKKQLQTRKIGILIDNLEPALDRQGQFISPHRSYVDLLRVLTDSRVQATVLITSRDRLCEPSINIEHYRLPSLTQESWQQFFSIQGTNIDLATLQKIHAAYGGNAKAMGILCGTIQADFAGDAIAYWQENHEDLLIPTDLKNLVSSQVNRLKSIDPQAYRLFCRLGCYRYQDVAKIPIQGVLALLWDVPTFEQRQIINSLRNRSLLECDRNEYYLHPVIRAEAISQLRTSDEWVTVNHKAAEFWTNSIETIETIKDGLQALEAYYHYIAVADFNKAAKVILKTRNNQWRQYLPLGSTLYRLGLLQPVLAAITGVINRISGDRHLSEMYNILGDLYWIVGNIHQAIDCQEKAITLATQNLTSLALPPSQHTIYCLKMIEIDSLLSIGLYKIDLWELTAAADLFQNAIALAKDTPHHRWAEKATVCLALINSYLGCSKKSCFLLEPIYQAILTKEVPEYTGRFAYFLQLIGQTYVNLKEFEKADEMYHRALFFAQESHYTQVQAKTLNALAEINRRKKLFVIAIQQHLEAITLLESIGAKCDLAEAYFQLGLTYKKMNKQDESITNFNQAIQLFTNMQAPKQVEKVLKEKIKILE; encoded by the coding sequence ATGGACGCTGAAGCAGCATTGATATGGGTAGATAGTTTAGTTTTAACGAAGACTGGGGAACGCCTTTCACAACTGCAACGAACTATTCTTCAGCAAGTTTGGCAGGGACGAAAATATTTAGAAATTGCCGAATACTACGGCTACACCGAAGGGCATATCAAAGATATTAGCTCCGAGTTGTGGAAATTGCTCTCAAGAGAATTGGGAGAAAAAATTACCAAAATCAGCTTTCGCAGTGTCGTAGAAAGATATTTGCACTCCTTTGATCGCCCAGTAACCCATCAAATCCAGCCCAAAAGTAATAATTTCATTGGACGCGCTGAGGCGATCGCCCATCTCAATAATTTAAGCGATCGCGGCAACAAAGCGATCGTTATTCAAGGTGAAGGCGGTTTAGGCAAAACAACTTTAGCTCAACAATATCTACATCAAGGCTTTGAGGTTGTTTTAGAGCTTTTGATGGCAAAGGAGACGCAAAACATTACTTCGGCGGAACGAGTAGTAGAAGAATGGCTAAAGCAAGATTTACAACAGGAGTCTGGCGTTGAATTTGGCGTTAACTTAGCACGACTTAAAAAGCAACTGCAAACTCGGAAAATTGGCATCTTAATCGATAACTTAGAACCAGCTTTAGATCGCCAAGGACAGTTTATTTCCCCGCACCGCAGCTATGTAGACCTATTGCGAGTTTTGACGGATTCTAGAGTACAAGCTACGGTGCTAATTACCAGCCGTGATCGCCTCTGCGAACCTAGCATTAATATTGAACACTATCGCTTGCCGAGTTTAACTCAAGAATCTTGGCAGCAGTTTTTTAGTATTCAGGGAACTAATATCGATCTTGCGACTTTACAAAAAATCCATGCTGCTTATGGTGGCAATGCTAAAGCAATGGGTATACTGTGCGGTACGATTCAAGCTGATTTTGCTGGGGATGCGATCGCCTATTGGCAAGAAAACCACGAAGACTTATTAATTCCAACAGATTTAAAAAATTTAGTCTCAAGTCAAGTCAACCGCCTAAAAAGCATCGATCCGCAAGCTTATCGCTTATTTTGCCGTTTGGGGTGCTATCGCTATCAAGATGTGGCAAAAATCCCTATTCAAGGAGTTTTAGCTTTGCTTTGGGATGTACCAACTTTTGAGCAAAGACAGATTATTAACTCTTTACGCAATCGCTCTTTGTTGGAATGCGATCGCAATGAATATTACTTGCACCCAGTAATTCGCGCTGAAGCGATTTCTCAATTGCGAACTAGCGATGAGTGGGTAACTGTAAATCACAAAGCCGCAGAATTTTGGACAAATAGCATCGAGACTATTGAGACGATTAAAGATGGCTTGCAAGCATTGGAAGCTTACTATCACTACATCGCTGTTGCTGATTTTAACAAAGCCGCTAAGGTAATTTTAAAAACTAGAAATAATCAATGGCGACAGTATTTACCTTTGGGTAGCACTTTGTATCGCTTGGGTTTGCTGCAACCCGTGTTAGCTGCCATTACGGGAGTAATTAATAGAATTTCCGGCGATCGCCATCTCAGCGAAATGTACAACATTTTGGGCGATCTTTACTGGATTGTCGGCAACATTCATCAAGCTATCGATTGCCAAGAAAAAGCGATTACTTTAGCAACCCAAAATTTAACATCTCTGGCTTTGCCTCCTAGTCAACATACTATTTATTGCTTAAAAATGATTGAGATTGATTCTCTATTAAGCATTGGTTTATACAAAATAGATTTATGGGAATTAACCGCCGCCGCAGACTTATTTCAGAATGCGATCGCTCTTGCTAAAGATACTCCTCATCATCGTTGGGCAGAAAAAGCAACTGTTTGTTTGGCATTGATAAATTCTTATTTAGGTTGTAGCAAAAAATCTTGTTTTTTATTAGAGCCTATTTACCAAGCTATTTTAACTAAAGAAGTACCAGAATATACAGGCAGATTTGCTTATTTTCTTCAATTAATCGGTCAAACCTACGTTAATTTGAAAGAATTTGAAAAAGCAGATGAGATGTATCATCGAGCCTTATTTTTTGCTCAAGAAAGTCATTATACACAAGTACAAGCAAAAACCCTTAACGCTTTAGCAGAAATAAACAGGCGAAAAAAATTATTTGTAATAGCCATTCAGCAACATTTAGAAGCAATAACTTTGTTGGAAAGTATTGGGGCAAAATGCGACTTAGCAGAAGCTTACTTTCAATTAGGATTGACTTATAAAAAAATGAATAAGCAAGATGAAAGTATTACAAACTTCAACCAGGCAATTCAACTATTCACAAATATGCAAGCCCCAAAACAAGTTGAAAAGGTGCTAAAGGAAAAGATTAAAATTCTTGAGTAA
- a CDS encoding DUF6816 family protein, whose translation MVFFLGGAAQAGQLESSLAGFPRWQKLTVQAASGDLIYPDWMAGTWNVTSTLVDVAAPLAPDLVTPGFESNRRSLNVPVSFTVRFVRDAKQNLVADRAFNGLNLAKAYLGRSVIAVKTDPTSPNKQITLLKSDRTLLSSVTGRATESLQNNKFITAEVFQQLFKGGSQPYFNEVESTTAYQYLANSTIEADQVTAVYLSPQDPDYFKANSQPVTLYRYRLEFLHLDVSPQ comes from the coding sequence GTGGTGTTTTTTTTGGGTGGTGCGGCGCAAGCTGGACAATTAGAAAGTAGCCTTGCTGGTTTTCCGCGTTGGCAAAAGCTAACAGTACAAGCGGCTTCGGGGGATCTGATTTATCCCGATTGGATGGCGGGTACTTGGAATGTAACGAGTACCTTAGTAGATGTAGCCGCGCCTTTAGCTCCCGATCTAGTTACGCCAGGTTTTGAAAGCAATCGCCGCAGTTTAAATGTACCTGTAAGCTTTACAGTGCGCTTTGTACGGGATGCAAAGCAAAATTTGGTTGCCGATCGCGCTTTTAATGGTTTGAACCTAGCAAAGGCTTATCTAGGTCGCTCTGTTATTGCTGTTAAAACCGATCCAACTTCTCCTAATAAACAAATTACTTTGTTAAAAAGCGATCGCACTCTCCTATCTTCCGTTACTGGACGCGCTACAGAATCGTTACAAAATAACAAGTTTATTACGGCTGAGGTGTTTCAGCAATTGTTTAAAGGCGGTTCGCAACCTTATTTCAATGAGGTTGAAAGCACTACGGCTTATCAATATCTAGCTAATTCAACTATTGAAGCCGATCAAGTTACGGCGGTTTATCTTTCTCCTCAAGATCCTGATTATTTTAAAGCCAATTCTCAACCTGTGACTTTGTATCGCTACCGTCTGGAGTTTTTGCACCTTGATGTCTCTCCGCAGTGA
- a CDS encoding site-specific integrase: MEAIRSSHGSVGLEVFQGRLRLRLPRKLFNGKQTYLSLGVDDTKLNRKIAEAKIRQIELDILSENFDSTLTKYKAQTHLAVVENLIPKQQIDLSNLWLKHRDFKQPNRSQSWLMTCNQQTKYLAKCPYKSLEKSKEIFNWIISNIPAHSAKRLVVELSACCDWGVKNNFITDNPFKGLASKIDLKKVNSEDNDINPFSKEERDAIVAAFKANSYYNHYANYVLFLFLTGARPSEVIALQWKHISNKSICFEQAVVRSPKGLMLKQGLKTQSKRVFPVNAQLLELLNSMRLGLDINPDDLVFPAPTGSWIDIHNFRNRAWKTIMSSLNIEYRKPYQTRHTFVTMALETDVSIPQIARWVGNSPQVIMESYAGTIRKVAVPEL; the protein is encoded by the coding sequence ATGGAAGCAATAAGAAGTTCTCACGGAAGTGTCGGTTTAGAGGTATTTCAAGGTCGGTTGCGCTTACGCTTACCTAGAAAGCTTTTTAATGGCAAGCAAACCTACTTGAGCTTAGGGGTTGATGATACTAAGCTTAATCGTAAGATTGCAGAGGCGAAAATACGCCAAATAGAGCTAGACATTTTAAGCGAGAATTTTGATTCCACACTAACTAAATACAAAGCTCAAACTCATTTGGCGGTAGTGGAAAATCTCATTCCTAAGCAACAAATTGACTTGTCTAATTTATGGTTGAAACATCGTGATTTTAAACAACCAAATCGTAGCCAAAGTTGGCTAATGACTTGTAACCAACAAACAAAGTATTTAGCAAAATGCCCTTATAAGTCACTAGAGAAATCCAAGGAGATATTTAACTGGATTATTTCAAATATTCCTGCTCACAGCGCCAAGCGCTTAGTAGTTGAGCTATCAGCTTGCTGTGATTGGGGGGTAAAAAATAATTTCATTACCGATAATCCTTTTAAAGGTTTAGCTAGTAAAATTGACCTTAAAAAAGTTAACAGTGAAGATAACGACATTAACCCATTTAGTAAAGAAGAAAGAGATGCAATCGTTGCAGCTTTTAAAGCTAATTCCTACTATAATCATTATGCTAATTACGTGTTATTTTTATTCCTCACGGGGGCTAGACCATCAGAAGTTATAGCCTTGCAATGGAAGCATATTAGCAATAAATCTATCTGCTTTGAACAAGCTGTAGTTCGTAGCCCCAAAGGATTGATGCTAAAACAAGGTTTAAAAACTCAAAGTAAGCGGGTTTTTCCTGTTAATGCCCAGTTGCTTGAATTGCTTAATAGCATGAGGCTAGGCTTAGATATAAATCCTGATGACTTAGTGTTTCCTGCTCCTACTGGTAGCTGGATCGATATTCACAATTTCAGAAATAGAGCTTGGAAAACAATTATGTCCTCGCTTAATATCGAATATCGCAAGCCCTATCAGACGCGCCACACTTTCGTAACTATGGCACTAGAAACTGATGTCAGCATTCCCCAAATTGCTCGTTGGGTTGGTAATTCTCCTCAAGTAATTATGGAAAGCTATGCAGGCACGATTAGAAAAGTTGCAGTACCTGAGTTGTAA
- a CDS encoding isoprenyl transferase → MIDLSKLPSDLNPQLLPPHVAIIMDGNGRWATKKGLPRVAGHRQGARALKELLRCCKDWGIKALTVYAFSTENWRRPFAEVDFLLMLFEKLLKRELAQMHQEGVRVSFIGDLSALPESLQNQIERSQKETAQNQEIYFNVAVNYGSRNEITRVCHQIATKVQQGKLKLEEISESLISQHLYTANTPDPDLLIRTSGEMRLSNFLLWQLAYTEMYFTNILFPDFDRNAFYQALLDYQKRDRRFGKIAVSA, encoded by the coding sequence ATGATCGATCTTTCAAAATTACCAAGTGATTTAAACCCCCAACTCTTACCTCCGCACGTAGCGATAATTATGGATGGTAACGGGCGATGGGCTACCAAAAAAGGATTACCGCGCGTTGCGGGACATCGCCAAGGTGCAAGAGCGCTCAAAGAACTGTTGCGTTGTTGTAAAGATTGGGGAATTAAGGCGCTGACTGTTTATGCTTTCTCAACAGAGAACTGGCGACGACCATTTGCAGAAGTAGATTTTTTGCTGATGCTATTTGAAAAATTGCTCAAGCGAGAATTAGCCCAAATGCACCAAGAAGGGGTCAGGGTATCGTTTATTGGGGATTTGTCAGCTTTACCTGAGTCTTTGCAAAACCAGATCGAGCGATCGCAAAAAGAAACCGCGCAAAATCAAGAAATCTACTTTAATGTTGCCGTTAATTATGGTAGCCGTAATGAAATAACTAGAGTTTGTCATCAAATAGCAACTAAAGTTCAACAAGGAAAGCTGAAGCTTGAGGAAATTAGCGAAAGTTTAATTTCTCAACACCTTTACACGGCAAACACTCCCGATCCAGACTTGCTAATTCGTACTAGCGGCGAGATGCGACTAAGCAATTTTTTACTCTGGCAATTGGCTTATACAGAAATGTATTTTACCAATATTCTTTTTCCCGATTTTGATCGCAATGCTTTTTATCAGGCGTTGTTAGACTACCAAAAGCGCGATCGCCGTTTTGGTAAAATAGCGGTTTCTGCTTAG
- a CDS encoding CHAT domain-containing protein — protein MYYSVLRSLRFTIKARVLGFYMLKLGRLSAAILLIFGGFAPQIAIAQNPEYKGIAWILKRPNFAYTGGRCVVNGAFEDIQRPLYQNGGILRGGIGQNVSQFSIQDSLLQGEGFTVSDRTSGEPDQANADQVGTITDTFNGTLQSDGVFAGTVTTTYYRSGNQICKLSGAFTLVRQTAADPNQPSKIAFIDRPTFEKTFRSAPTEQAATLFDEQQSKTTAQQLDLPPPRTPTLREVSQELYNISQKTKQKPALSYFVTLKDRLDLVLVLPSKNATQNSDPLPVRRITLRANAEDIKLLALEFRQEVTNPRKTGTTSYLPAAQKLHELLIAPLEAELQANKVQTLIISADNHLRSIPLAALHDGKQFLIEKYSIALIPSFGMTDTRYSDLRSSTLLAMGISKSTQEQVPLPAVAVEISEVAKKLWSQGMGFLDEEFTLDKLKSLTQEQRYGIIHLATHAEFQKGEQSKSFIQFWGEKLSLDKLRQYTSESGWNKSPTIEMLVLSACRTALGDEQAELGFAGLAFQAGVKTVIGSLWYVSDTASLTLMSEFYSQLKTAPTRSEALRQAQLSLLQGKVKLEGDRILLSNGQSVVLPPNLNGTKLNLTHPYFWSAYTLVGNWN, from the coding sequence GTGTATTATTCAGTTTTGCGATCGCTTCGGTTTACCATCAAAGCTAGGGTACTAGGTTTTTATATGCTGAAGTTGGGTAGGCTGAGTGCAGCAATATTGTTAATATTTGGAGGATTTGCACCACAAATTGCGATCGCCCAAAATCCCGAATACAAAGGCATTGCCTGGATACTAAAAAGACCAAACTTTGCTTATACTGGCGGACGCTGTGTAGTTAATGGCGCGTTTGAAGACATCCAACGTCCCCTTTATCAAAATGGAGGTATTTTGCGGGGTGGTATAGGGCAAAATGTTTCGCAATTTAGTATTCAAGATAGCTTACTTCAGGGGGAAGGATTTACAGTAAGCGATCGCACTTCCGGCGAACCTGACCAAGCTAATGCTGACCAAGTAGGCACAATTACAGATACTTTTAACGGTACTTTGCAATCAGATGGTGTATTTGCAGGTACAGTTACAACTACCTACTACCGCTCTGGCAACCAAATTTGTAAGCTTTCTGGCGCATTTACTTTAGTTCGACAAACCGCCGCCGACCCCAATCAACCTAGCAAAATAGCCTTCATCGATAGACCAACTTTTGAAAAGACCTTCCGCAGCGCTCCCACCGAGCAAGCGGCTACTTTATTTGACGAACAGCAATCAAAAACCACCGCTCAACAATTAGATTTACCACCGCCGAGAACCCCGACTTTAAGAGAAGTTTCTCAAGAGTTGTACAATATCTCCCAAAAAACTAAACAAAAACCCGCTTTAAGCTATTTTGTTACTCTCAAAGATCGGTTAGATTTAGTTCTCGTGCTACCGAGTAAAAATGCTACCCAAAATTCCGATCCTTTACCTGTGCGCCGCATTACTTTAAGAGCCAATGCCGAAGATATTAAGCTTTTAGCCCTAGAATTTCGCCAAGAAGTCACAAATCCCCGCAAAACTGGCACTACTAGCTATTTGCCTGCTGCCCAAAAACTGCATGAATTGTTAATTGCTCCATTGGAAGCTGAATTACAAGCAAATAAAGTCCAGACTCTAATTATCTCCGCCGACAATCATTTGCGCTCAATTCCGTTAGCCGCTCTCCACGATGGCAAGCAGTTTTTGATTGAAAAGTATAGTATTGCGCTCATTCCCAGTTTTGGTATGACTGATACGCGCTACAGCGATTTACGCTCCTCAACTTTATTGGCAATGGGGATTTCTAAAAGTACCCAGGAGCAAGTACCCTTACCCGCCGTAGCCGTAGAAATATCAGAAGTAGCTAAAAAACTATGGTCGCAGGGGATGGGATTTTTGGATGAAGAATTTACCCTTGATAAGCTTAAATCTCTAACTCAAGAGCAACGTTACGGCATTATTCATTTAGCTACTCATGCAGAATTTCAAAAAGGAGAGCAGAGTAAATCATTTATTCAATTTTGGGGCGAAAAACTATCTCTCGACAAACTGCGCCAGTACACCAGCGAATCAGGTTGGAACAAAAGCCCTACTATAGAAATGCTCGTACTAAGTGCTTGTAGAACAGCTTTAGGCGACGAACAAGCCGAGCTAGGTTTTGCGGGGTTAGCATTTCAAGCCGGGGTAAAAACTGTAATTGGCAGTCTTTGGTATGTCAGCGATACAGCATCATTGACTTTGATGAGCGAATTTTATTCTCAACTAAAAACTGCTCCTACTCGTAGCGAAGCCCTTAGACAAGCCCAACTTTCTTTGCTGCAAGGCAAAGTTAAACTAGAAGGCGATCGCATTTTATTATCTAATGGTCAAAGTGTCGTATTACCACCAAACCTAAACGGCACTAAACTTAATCTTACCCATCCTTATTTTTGGTCTGCTTATACTTTAGTCGGCAATTGGAACTAA